TAAAAATTTATTAATTTCAAGGGGATTTATTTTTTCTTTAAAATCTGAAGCTATCGTTAAATTATTTTTTTTACAAGCAGATGCATGAGGCGGCACAAGTAACACGGGGCAACTTCTTATTTTGTCGACAATATTTTTTGTTTTTTTTCCTATATTATTTTCTTTTTTACTGGTTAAAATTATTAAATCTATGGACAACGTATTTATGCACTTTTTAATAGCGTCCAATAAGCTTAAACACTCCGATACAGCATAAAACCGATGGTTTACATATTTTAAATTTAAGGTATAGCGCTCCACCAACGTTCCTAATTGCCTTATAGATTGTTGTTTGGGTTGCTCAAACCAATCATCATCTACTTGAAGCATCTGTATAGCGTCAAGACTATTAGTATTGTATGTATATGTATTCAAAATATAAAAATCACAAGCTTCATCTTTAAAAAGATCAAGAACATAATCTATCGTTTGAAAACTATTCAAAGTAAAATCTATTGGAATTAATATTTTTTTCATCTTGCTTTATTTTAGATTAATTGTTATTTCCATTTGACAACATACAGACAACCTCAACACTAATTGAAAACGAAGTCAATAACACTGTTTTATTTGCGCTGAAACTTTTCTAGCATACCATATAACGTTATTTTAAAATGCTCATGCTCATTTAAACAGGCCAGATAGTGTTGCCTTTTAACCTCATGCACTTTTGCTTTACTTATATTATACTCTGTTTTACCATAGTCTAGTTCTGTATTTAATTCTTGTTCGTATTTACAAAAATGAGCTGTGCTTAATATTATTTTTCGTCTTAAGCCATGTATTTTATTAGGTATTGAAGCGTTTTTTACAAGCTGTTTCTCTATGATACATAAATGATCCAACTCCTTTATAGCCCATTCCAACATGGTCATCCAATGACTTAATTCATTTAAATCCTTAACTATACATAACCGTCTATGCGATTCAATTTTAACATCCGAAACTGTATTCAATTATTAATTAACTTTTAAAAACGTAAACGTTCCCTGAACTTTATTAAAAAACTCATCTTTTAATCGTCTGTACTTATCTAAATGATATAAGTAACTTCTTCTATAACTTTCATGTTCTGTTATATAAATCATATCGCACTGCGTGTCTTCACATTCGATAATATTTAACCTAGACTTTGAATAGCCATTTAAAGCATTTAACAAGGTTTCGTTTTCAATTGCTTTTTTCTCAAACTTATCACTAACGCTATTATCGTCTAACTTATCACTCAGTTCATTTTTACAAATATTAATAAGATTTGAAAGTTCTTTTTTAATATATTTTAAGTGATTAATCCAATTATCAAGTTCCATTGTATTAATCTTGTGTGTGACATCTAAATTTGTATCGTGGTCAAATATTTGTATATTTTGATTTTTCATAGCCTTGTGTTTTAAATAATAACATCTATTCCTTTTAAACGCATTTCCTTTTTTACATCAACAATCTTAATGTTTTGTTCTCCTCCAGGGAAACTCCATTTTATTACATCGTCCTTAGAATAACCTAAGAGCGCAGCACCCATTGGTGCTAAAATAGAGACCTTATTAAGGGTTACATTTTTCTCCATCGGGATGACAACCTGCAATTCTTTTTCCCAACCATTATCTGATGCTATTCTGACTAGACTATTAAATCTAACAACATCCACAGGTACGTCTTCTTCGTTTACTATCTGAGCAGTTTTAAGCTCCTCAGATAGTTTTATAAGTGATTTCTTAACCACATTATCATCTCCATAACCAGAAATATTAAGTAACCGTTTTAGATATACATATTCTTTCTTCTCTATTATTAGACTTCCGTATTTCATCTTCTTTTCTTTTTTTTAATCAAGGAAAAATCCCTCTTTGTATGTATGCTTTTTCAATACGTCGGATAGCTATACAAAAAGCAGCTGTACGCATATCTATAGTTTCATTAATGGCATAATCATACACTTTATTAAAAGATTCTTTCATCTTCTTATCCAATTTAGCCATCACTTCTTCTAGTTGCCAAATCTCTCCATTTCGATTTTGCAACCATTCAAAATAACTACCAACAACACCTCCTGAATTACATAAAATATCAGGTATGATAGCCACCCCTCTATCCAACAGAATTTTTTCTCCTTCTACATTTGTTGGTCCGTTTGCCCCTTCTGCAATCAATTTGGCCTTAATTTTTGAGGCATTCTCTTTTGTTATTTGATTTCCTAGAGCAGCAGGTATACAGATATCGCAGTCTAAAGTGAAAAATTTATTTTTATCAGTTACTTTTGAGTTTGGATAATTAACAATACTCCCTTCATTAATCTGAGTGTATTTAAAAAGATCTTCTACGCTAATACCATTTTGATTTTCAATACTTCCAAAAGCATCCTGAACGGCAACTAATTTAGCACCATCTTTTTCTAAAAAATGAGCTGCCCAATAACCTACATTACCAAAACCTTGAACAATAAACTTTTTATCAATTAAATTAAAATTGTTTTTTTCTGCCCAAAATTTAATAGATAAATACACACCATAACCCGTTGCCCGGTCACGCCCTTCTAATCCGCCACTACCGTCAGGCTTCCCTGTTACGACGTGTTGATTTGCTGTGCGTTCTGCAGGTGGACGCGTACTCATATAAGTATCTGCAATCCAAGCCATCGTTTGACTACTAGTATTAACATCTGGTGCAGGAATATCATGTTCTGGTCCAATATTATCTGCTAAAGCAAACGTAAAACGTCTTGTAATACGCTCAAGTTCTGATTGCGAATATTTAGAGGGATCAATCTTAATTCCCCCTTTACCTCCACCATATGGCAATCCTGCCAACGACGTCTTCCAAGTCATCCACATTGCCAATGCTCTAGCCGCATCAATATCTACTGTTGGATGATAACGTAATCCCCCTTTATATGGTCCTAAAGCATTATTGTGTTGCACTCTGTAACCTGTAAAAATCTCTACTTCGCCATTATCCATTTTTACTGGAAAATTGACTAGTATCTCATTATTGGTAATACTTAATATTTTTCTAATATTAGGATGTAGATTTATATGATCTGCAGCACTATTAAACTGCTCCATAACATTATCCATCATACCTCTAACAGGTACTTTTTTTGTTACTTTTTTTAAATCTGCTGTTACTGTTGTCATTATTATATATTTAAATTTTATTTAAAATAGCGATTGATTATTGCTCTCTCGTGATATCTTTCTGCAATGTATCTATGGCGTGCCGCACTTCCAGTAGATTTTTTATCTGATGTGTTTTTTGTTCCAAAAACAGATAGTAATGCATTAAAAATCATAATATTTATTATTAAAAAATTAGACTAATTCTAGCTCTTGTTCTACTTCTTTTACGCTAGCTGAAATGGGTTGTTTTGGTTTGCGCTTATCAAACTCGCTACAAGACCAAACTTTGTCTTTTTGAGCGGTTAATACACATGTGCTTTGGTGCTCGCAAACAGGACAAATATTAAAATGATTCATAGTTGTTAAATTTATTATCTATTATACTTTCTAAAAAGCAATGCCTGTGCCAAAACAAGATAACAACACCCCACAACAAGGCAAATCCCTTTGCGTTAAAGGGATTTGACTAATCTTGACTATAAACGAATATATTGTTGAGTGAGACTTATTTACCCAGTTGAGTAAAAATGAATCGCTTAGAATAAGCTATTCCGAAAGTTTTTGACGAATGGTCTTTCTGTCAATTTGAAGAATTTCAGCAGCTTTGGTCTTATTATTATCTGTAGCTCTTAATACCTTTTCAATGTATTGTTTTTCAATAACTTTTAAAGGCTGTAAGGTTTCTGCTGAAAATTTTAAAGCATATTTTAAATGCTCTGGTAACTGTGGGACATCTATCACCTTATCGCACATAATAACGGCACGTTGGATAACGTTTTCTAATTCTCTGATATTTCCTGGCCAGTCATATCGTTTTAAAATAGATAGTGCCTCTGGTGTCATTTTTATAAAGCGATCTTTATACTCTACACCATATTTAAACAAAAACTTATCGACCAAAAGTGAAATATCATCTTTTCTTTTTCTTAATGGTGCAATTTCAATCTCAACAACGGTAAGCCTGTAAAACAAATCCTCTCTAAAGGTTTGTTTCTGTATCATCTCTTGTAAATTACTATTAGTGGCCGCAATAATACGAAGGTCAATTTTATCAGCTTTTGTAGCGCCTACTTTAACCACTTCTTTCTCTTGCAGCACACGTAATAATCTAGACTGTACTGCCAATGATGCATTTCCTATTTCATCTAAAAAAATAGTGCCCCCATTTGCTGCTTGAAAAAAACCTTCTCTATTATTTTCCGCACCTGTAAACGCGCCTTTAACATAACCAAACAGTTCTGACTCTAAAAGATTTTCTGGTATCCCGCCACAGTTTACAGCAATAAAAGGTGCGCGAGAAAACTTGCCTTGATAATGAATTGCTCTTGCTACTAACTCTTTACCCGTACCACTTTCTCCTTTAATAAAAACGGTTGCTTTATTATCTTTAACACGTTCTATAATTTGAATAACGTCCTTAATCTTTTCTGATTGTCCTATAATCTCTCCGTACGTTTTAGTATTTTCTCCTATAGCCGTTTTAGTTATTTTTTCTTTTCTTGCTGAAAGTGGTAATGACTTATCTAAAGCTAATTTTAATTCGTCTTTTGTAAATGGTTTGGTCAAATAATCCACCACTCCGGATTTAATAGCGATTAATGAGTCTTGAACTGAAGGATAACCAGTCACTACTAATTTTGGCATTTTAGGATAATGTTCTGACACAAATTTAATCAACTCAGAACCGTCTAATTCTGGCATCCGTAAATCCGTTATTAATAAATCTATAGTCGTATCTCGTAAAATTGCCACTGCTTCTTTAACTGAAACCGCTTTAAAAACATGGTAATTCCAGGATTGAAGATGGCGTTGCAATAATTCTAAGATATTAACATCGTCATCAACTATAAGTATATTTTCCTTACGTAATTGCATAGCGTAAATTATTGTTTTGGAAGTGTTACTGAAAAAGTAGCACCTTTACATGTATTATTTTTAGCAGTAATTGTACCTTTATGTGAAGCCACAATACCGTGTACAACACTTAAACCTAACCCAGAACCGTCACCGATTGGTTTAGTCGTAAAAAACGGTTGAAAAATTTTATCTAAATCAACTTTAGACAATCCTTTTCCTTCATCTGATATTTTTAAAACAATATTATTTTGTGTTGTTTCTGCTTCTATAGTAACCAACCCTTCTTTTGGAGAAAAGTAAATGGCATTAATCAATAAATTGAAAATAATTTGAGTCAACTGTATTGGGTCTGCACGTAACAACAAATCTTCTTCTTCAATTTTTACTATATACTTTACGTGCTCTTTTCTAAAAGTAGCTTCTAATAGATTAATCGCATTTTTAATAGTTGGTACTAAATTAACACGGTTCATTTCTTGTGGCATTTCGCAAGCAAAAAACATTAGCTTTTTAACTACTTCTCTAGAAAATATGGCGTTTTTAATAATTTTATCGACGTCTTCTAATGCCTTAGTATCTTCTAGATCACTTTGCAATAACTCTGCAAAACCCAAAATATTAGCTAAAGGAGTATTCAGCTCGTGTGCTATTCCGGCAGTAATTTCACCTAAAATAGCTAAACGATCTGTACGCTCCATTTGACGTTTTAAGGACGTTTCGTTTTTCTGAATTTCAAGACGTTCTAAAAAGCTACCTAACTTAAGCGCAATGTTATCCAATAACAGTTGCTCTTCATTTAAAAAAGCGATGTTCTTACTCTCTTTTTCAAACAAGCATGCCATTATTTGCCCTTTAACCTCATTAAACAGTCGCACTTCGGCTTGAATAGTATTAGTGTTGTCTAGGTTATTTAAAGTTGAAATAATTTGGGATTGTGTCGTAATTTCAATTTCGGTATAATCAGGATATTGAAATGCTTTTTTTATACTAAACACAATAGCTTGTAGGGTATCTTCAATAAGTTCTGCATTTGCATTACCTATTATCGAAGATACTTCATAAAGACAGGTTAACTCTTTAATACGTTCTTTTAAAGCTTGTTCTGTTGTATTCATTATAGTATGATCACAAGTGTTTTTATTCAATAATACATTTTTAAAGGTCTAAATGGTACATTTTAAATACTATTTAGCTTTTAAGCAGGTTTTAGTTTCAATACATTAAAATTAACCAATTTTAAAAACACAAGGTGCACCATTTAACATATTACTTTAAACAGTACATTTCTATCCATAAAAAAAGTGCAATCTAATAACCATTAGAATTGCACTTTTTTAAATAAATATAGTTATTATAAGATTTCTTATTTTATATACTGTTTCAGTATTTTTTTAAGAAGTCCTACATCCTCATTTTTATCTCTAATCAAATTCTTTTTATCATCTGTTTCAAATAAAGAATAATCAATGGTAATTACATTGATATCCTTTTTTGCTAACATCTCTTTTCTTCTATGGTTATATTTTTCTATTTGCTGGCCTCTAGTAATACCACTTACAGTTAACTCTTCTAATTTTGCTAATTGCGCTTCCGTTTTATTTTTCTTTTCAGCAAATTCAATAACTAAATTAGCCTCTTCATAAAACGCTGCTAATGGCAACAATGTTCTTGTTTTTCCTTTTTTGTGCATGTCTCCAAATAACCAAGAAAACGTGTGCTTACGCGAAGCTGCTTCTTTCAAAATCTCATCACAAAGTGTAACAATGTAAAACTCGTCTGTACTTTCTCTTTTTGCTTTTGCGACATCTTTTTTAGACACCGCAGTTATAGCTTCATTTTTAGGAAAGCTAGCCCCTGCTCTTACAAAATACCAATACACAGCAGTATCTGTTCTTTCTGGGTGTAATAGCGGGATTGTGTCTAGAGCATTATCTTTATCCAAAGCACGTAATACTTTACGAAGTGGTAATCCTTTTTTTTGATCCTTTACAAAAACACCTGCTTGTACGAGATCTGACATGATCTGTTTTGCTGGTATCCAATCTACATCTGTATGCGTATTAAAATAGTTTTCTACTACTTTATTTATTTGTGTTACTGTGTCCTCGTTATTACGACTTCTATCCATGATTGTAATTTATTATACTATTTGTATTAACTACAAATAAAACGCTGCAAGATAAGCCAATATTTTTTTGAAATAATTATACTACTTGTTTAATTGACTATTAATTATCATAAATTAAAAAACCTCCTATTTATTTACTAAATAGAAGGTTTTACTCAAACTAAAAAAAACTACTACTAATTATCTTATGTTAAGGTTTAAAGAAAAGACCGTTATGGAGGTACCAGACCCCACTAATCTTTGCCCCCAAACTTCAATATAATCGTTTGGATCCAACTCCACAGTTCCCGAAATTGAAATACTATTTATATCTAGGATATTATTAACTCTCATCAATGTATTTGTTTCCACTAACGTGTTTGTTCCATTTTTTCTAATAAAAAAACCATAAAAATCAGTAGCCCCAGAATTACCCCTAACAGATAATGATGCACTTATTTGAAATGTTCTTGTTTTTTTACCCAAATAGGTTAACCTATTGTCCACAGGTGAAGACATCCTTAATAAATTTACTGCAGTAGTAGAATTTGAATTAAGATTACCACTTAAGTTTAGTGGGCTACCATTTGAAATCGTTTGTACAAAACCTGTTGTAATTGTACCATCATAATAAATATTCCCCGTTGCAACAGCATCAGATTCTACTGGTATACCAGGACAATCTACAGTCCAACTATTAGTAAAATTATAACCTGGGTATGTCCCTACTGTATAGCCATTTATATATTGTGTACTAGTCCCACTAAAACTAGCACTTGTTAATATCCCATTTTCAACCACAGGATTACTACTAACATCAAAACCTATAGCAGCTCCATCAACTTGAGAAAACCCTCCTTGCTTTTCTAGAATATCAAAACTACCTGTAAAGGTCTCATAGGTTCCAGTATTAGTAGATAGCCACCCCATATTACTCAATAATAACTCTCCAATATTACTATACGTTACCCCTGTTGCATTTCCTGAATACTGTATAATACTTAAAAAAGCCAATCCATAACCTCCTATTGTTCCTACAGAATTTGAATTAGCAACTACGGCATCTCTAAACACAAAATTATCTGCACTAGTTCCAGTCATATTAAAAACGGTTCCTCCGGGTGCTGTCAATGTCAATCCTTTTATACTACCTCCTGCTGTTCCGAGAAACATAGTACCTCCAGCTTTTACTAAAATATCTTCGTTAGTATCGAACCCTATTATATAGGCATTATTTAAATCAATCGGTTGAGCCAATATAATTGTTCCGTTAATTTCATATAAAGTATTTGATGACAACAAATATTCACTTCCTCCTCCTGCTGCAAGTTCATCACTTAGATCTGCTGCTGATTTAATTAGTTTATGATTGTCTCGCTTTTCAGAATCCATTCTTTTCCAGACACTCACTTCGTAATAATAAAAAGCACTCTCTGTTGTATCATATACCAATAAACCATCTGCGGGACTTACAATTGCTATTCTTTCCACCGAGGTGACCCTTGGTGCTAGCATCCCTTTATCTGTCGAGCTAATATCCAGTACTGCAGATGCATCGGGAGTAGTTGTGCCAATCCCTACTTGAGAAAAGGCGGTATTGTTTAAATTAAAAAAAGCAATACATACGATTATTTTTAATGTAATTTTTTTCATAATGAGTAAGTTTGAGATATAAGTTAGTAGTTTATTTTTTATACTTTCTAATGTTTGAGTTTTATTAAAAAGTATAGCATTTTATTCTTCTTCATTTTCATCAAAAGTTATAGTCTTAAAAATTTCTTGTATGGTTACAGTTCCTGAAAAAACACCCCCAAGCTCATTAAAGACAGGAGCCACTATAACACTATAAAATATATTTTTCCTTTTAGAATTATATTTAGAAGTCTCAAAACGATTAGGAACTTTACTTCTAAAAGCAGCATCTATATTTTTTTTAAAAAATTCAAAAATGCTCATTTCAATATGATCATAAAGGTAGGTACCAATCAAATCTGATTTTTTAATATCACAAAAATCCTTGTTAGCATTTAAAATTTTACCATGTTTTGTGATAGAAAACACATTAAAAGGTAGACTTTCAATAAAACCTAGTGCTTCCGTTTTTGCTACTAATAAGGCATTATTCTCTTCATAAAGATTAGTGACATCCTTGTATAAACCAAGAAATTTTGTTTGTCTATCAATGTCGCATTCTATAGGTATTATAGTTGCTTCTAACCAAATAGTTTTTTTACTTTCAAGTGTTTCTGTTAAAACGCCTGTCCATCTATGTCCCATTTTTAAGGTTCTCCATAAATCCTTGTAAACTGCACCAGTATGCAAATGCGATTTTAATAATTCGTGAGCTTCCCCACTAACTCTATTTACTCTCCGCTCTATTGTATTGCAGTAATTGTCGTTTGCATACTCGACTCTCCCTAATGCATCCGTAATCGTAATTAATGAATTATCTTTAATTAGAGATAAAACATCTTCGTTTAAGTCGTTTGATAAGTAGTATTTAATCGCTTCCATAAAAAGTGTTTTTTGATTGTAAACAATATTGTTCTGCCGACCTTACTTCATCGCATATAACATGCGGTGTAACCGGGTCATATATTCTCTTGTAAGAGGCTATTAATAAATTAGTTGCTATTGAATTAGTTATAAATGCTTCGGAAATTCTTAATTTTAGTAATTCACTAGAATTAGCTAAAAAATTTGCTGCTTCTGCAGAAAAAGAGCCACGAAACCCTCTGATATCTATTATAAATGACATCGGTTTTCCATTACATAATGTCACGACTATATCTATAAATTTTTTTGCTGTTTTTAAATCTAAATTGTAAAAGCTCTCGTTATTATTAAATTGAAAAAAAACAACATCGTCATAATGTGTTAAAAATTTTCCGTGTCCAAATGCTATTGGGTTTTCCATAATAAACTATTTTAATTTAGTGAATTATAAGCCCTGTTATCATTTTTACAATATTTAATTGCAGCGTTAAAATCCTTAAAAATCAAATCTGGAATCGAAGGATTACACATAAAACTATGTAGATCAAGAAGTAATTTTAATTTATAAGAGTTAACTAAAAATGTTTTTGATAGTGCTAATGATTTTAATAACCTGCTTTTTGACAAATACCTAAATACCTTTATTGATGTCGCAGAATTTAATTCTTCTAGATTAAATAAAATAGGCATATGCACATCTCTAGATAATCTAAAAATAGCATTCAAGAAAATGTTATCTACATCCTCTACATCGTTTACACCATCAAAATCATTAAATATTTTACAATAGATCACATTTTGATCTACCCAAAATTTAAAATTGTCTGTTAGTTTTTCATTTTGCATAACTATCCATTTGAAAAACAGGTTTCAATACAGATGCCAAAAATGAAATAGTTAAAATAAAAAATCACAAAATACTGGTAATCAGTATTTTGTGATTTTATTTTTAATTTCACGAAATAAATAAGGTGTCGGAATACCGTGTAGAATTAAAGAGATAAAATACTATCCACGGAATACCGTTACTCTTTTTTAGGCTTTTTTATCTCTAATTTGTTCATTTTATCACGTAAAGTACTAGGTTTTAGCCCTAAAATATCAGAAGCACTTTTTGGCCCGCTAATTTTCCATTGACATTCTTCAAGAACTTGAAGTATATGATTACGTAAAACAGAATCTAAAGACAAGTCCACAACATTAATACGTTGTTTAGTTATTTGATTAGACGATTCAAAACCTGGTATATTCAATGTTTCACTTGCAGATAATATGGATGCTCGCTCTATTAAGTTTTCCAGTTCTCTAATATTCCCTGGCCAATTATAGGCCTTTAACTGACTCATAGCGTCATCAGGTATATATTTAATTGTTTTATCGTAGGCTTTATTAAATTTATCTACAAAATGTTCTACAAGTAGCGGGATGTCATCCTTTCTTTTTCTTAAAGGAGGCACTGCAATTGGAAATACATTAAGTCTAAAATATAAATCCTCTCTAAATTGTTTCTTTTCTATTTCTTCCAAAAGATTTCTGTTAGTCGCTGCTATTATTCTGGCGTCTATTTTTTTCGACACAGAGCCACCAACGACTTCAATTTCTCCTTCTTGTAAAAATCTTAAAATTTTAGGCTGCATATCCAAAGGAAGTTCTCCTATTTCATCTAAAAATAACGTTCCCCCATCTGCTAATTCAAACTTACCGACTTTATCACTAAACGCTCCTGTAAATGATCCTTTTTTATGGCCAAACAATTCACTTTCTATTAACTCTCTTGGTATTGCAGAACAATTGACTTTAATTAATGGTTTATTACTTCTAGGACTTGTTTTGTGTAATGCTCTAGCCAATAACTCTTTTCCGGTCCCTGACTCTCCTAATAATAAAACGGTTGCTTTTGTAGGCGCTACTTTTTCTATTTCGTTTAAAACATTACTAAACTCTACACTTCCATAGACCATTTCTTCATAATTAAACACTAAATCTAACTCATTTCTTAAGTATACGTTTTCTTGTTCTAATTGATTTCTTAATTTACTTAGCTCTTTATTAGCCTCCAAAAGCTGCGTATTAGTTTGGGCTATTTTATTTTCTGCTAAAGTCCGCTCTTTACTCTCTACCATTAATGATACAATACTAGCTATAGAAGTTGCAAAACTTTCGTCATCATTAGTAAACACACGTTTAGGAGTGGTACTTTCAAAACTAATGATACCATAATTATTATATCGACCATAAATTACAACGTCAATACGTGAAGAAATATTAAATGGGATAAAGAAGGTTTCCGAAAATGCTTTAGTTATCGGATTATTGACAACATCCGCAATGTTTATGCTATTTCGATCCTCAAAGACATCAAAATACTTGGGAAAATCATTTTTTCTAATAGTTAATCCTTCAGTTTCATATTCTTGACTAATCGCATTATAAAACTGTTTGCTCAACAATTCCGTTTTCTCTTTTTTATACTCCCAGATTGTAACTAAATCGACATTTAATGCTGTTGCTGCTGTTGCTGTTATCTTTTTTAATGACAACTCAAAATCTTCACCAATTAGATTAGCCAATTCTATTATAGTATTTTTTCTTTGGTCTGATTTTATAATATTTTCTTTTAAAATATTTTCTGCTTTTACACGTATTGTGATATCATTAATGGTTGTAAAATAAGCCATGACTTTACCTTCACTGTTTCTAATCACAGAATCTGATAACGTGCATGGAAATCGATCTCCATTTTTACGCATCAAAATAGCATGTTTAACCACTCCTAAACTTTGCAATGGGTTATCAAATGCTTTATAAATATTATCATACTCTTCTGGTGGCCAATACGGAAAAGGTGCTTTTATACCAACCAATTCCTCTTCAGTAAATCCCGTCATTTCGCATAACGCTGGATTAACTTTTATATGAACCCCTTCCAAATTAACTACAGACAACCCCTCTCTTAATGATGTCACTAATTTTTCAGAAAATTCTTTTTCAGATCTTAATTCTGTTTCTGCA
This portion of the Olleya sp. Bg11-27 genome encodes:
- a CDS encoding universal stress protein, whose product is MKKILIPIDFTLNSFQTIDYVLDLFKDEACDFYILNTYTYNTNSLDAIQMLQVDDDWFEQPKQQSIRQLGTLVERYTLNLKYVNHRFYAVSECLSLLDAIKKCINTLSIDLIILTSKKENNIGKKTKNIVDKIRSCPVLLVPPHASACKKNNLTIASDFKEKINPLEINKFLNILENTNLQITILVLGKQNTLSANASDNLETILKSMQPLLRGPIQLHYAGTFYKLKDYARAHLDGIMCIVDKKPDVFRKIGLFHSNIFSTLKQLRANTVLTIHQ
- a CDS encoding GreA/GreB family elongation factor, translated to MKYGSLIIEKKEYVYLKRLLNISGYGDDNVVKKSLIKLSEELKTAQIVNEEDVPVDVVRFNSLVRIASDNGWEKELQVVIPMEKNVTLNKVSILAPMGAALLGYSKDDVIKWSFPGGEQNIKIVDVKKEMRLKGIDVII
- a CDS encoding Glu/Leu/Phe/Val family dehydrogenase, producing MTTVTADLKKVTKKVPVRGMMDNVMEQFNSAADHINLHPNIRKILSITNNEILVNFPVKMDNGEVEIFTGYRVQHNNALGPYKGGLRYHPTVDIDAARALAMWMTWKTSLAGLPYGGGKGGIKIDPSKYSQSELERITRRFTFALADNIGPEHDIPAPDVNTSSQTMAWIADTYMSTRPPAERTANQHVVTGKPDGSGGLEGRDRATGYGVYLSIKFWAEKNNFNLIDKKFIVQGFGNVGYWAAHFLEKDGAKLVAVQDAFGSIENQNGISVEDLFKYTQINEGSIVNYPNSKVTDKNKFFTLDCDICIPAALGNQITKENASKIKAKLIAEGANGPTNVEGEKILLDRGVAIIPDILCNSGGVVGSYFEWLQNRNGEIWQLEEVMAKLDKKMKESFNKVYDYAINETIDMRTAAFCIAIRRIEKAYIQRGIFP
- a CDS encoding sigma-54-dependent transcriptional regulator; the protein is MQLRKENILIVDDDVNILELLQRHLQSWNYHVFKAVSVKEAVAILRDTTIDLLITDLRMPELDGSELIKFVSEHYPKMPKLVVTGYPSVQDSLIAIKSGVVDYLTKPFTKDELKLALDKSLPLSARKEKITKTAIGENTKTYGEIIGQSEKIKDVIQIIERVKDNKATVFIKGESGTGKELVARAIHYQGKFSRAPFIAVNCGGIPENLLESELFGYVKGAFTGAENNREGFFQAANGGTIFLDEIGNASLAVQSRLLRVLQEKEVVKVGATKADKIDLRIIAATNSNLQEMIQKQTFREDLFYRLTVVEIEIAPLRKRKDDISLLVDKFLFKYGVEYKDRFIKMTPEALSILKRYDWPGNIRELENVIQRAVIMCDKVIDVPQLPEHLKYALKFSAETLQPLKVIEKQYIEKVLRATDNNKTKAAEILQIDRKTIRQKLSE
- a CDS encoding sensor histidine kinase translates to MNTTEQALKERIKELTCLYEVSSIIGNANAELIEDTLQAIVFSIKKAFQYPDYTEIEITTQSQIISTLNNLDNTNTIQAEVRLFNEVKGQIMACLFEKESKNIAFLNEEQLLLDNIALKLGSFLERLEIQKNETSLKRQMERTDRLAILGEITAGIAHELNTPLANILGFAELLQSDLEDTKALEDVDKIIKNAIFSREVVKKLMFFACEMPQEMNRVNLVPTIKNAINLLEATFRKEHVKYIVKIEEEDLLLRADPIQLTQIIFNLLINAIYFSPKEGLVTIEAETTQNNIVLKISDEGKGLSKVDLDKIFQPFFTTKPIGDGSGLGLSVVHGIVASHKGTITAKNNTCKGATFSVTLPKQ
- a CDS encoding PAS domain-containing protein, whose product is MEAIKYYLSNDLNEDVLSLIKDNSLITITDALGRVEYANDNYCNTIERRVNRVSGEAHELLKSHLHTGAVYKDLWRTLKMGHRWTGVLTETLESKKTIWLEATIIPIECDIDRQTKFLGLYKDVTNLYEENNALLVAKTEALGFIESLPFNVFSITKHGKILNANKDFCDIKKSDLIGTYLYDHIEMSIFEFFKKNIDAAFRSKVPNRFETSKYNSKRKNIFYSVIVAPVFNELGGVFSGTVTIQEIFKTITFDENEEE